One window of Candidatus Neptunochlamydia vexilliferae genomic DNA carries:
- the gnd gene encoding decarboxylating NADP(+)-dependent phosphogluconate dehydrogenase, which produces MSGDGDIGLIGLAVMGQNLVLNMNDHGYKVAVFNRTTSKVDDFLAGPAKGTQVVGTHSLKEFVGALKRPRKVMMMIRAGSSVDDMIDELVPLLEKGDIIIDGGNSHYPDSERRFETLKEKGILFMGTGISGGEEGARHGPSIMPGGNPDAWPEVKPIFQAIAAKSEDGEPCCDWVGEGGAGHYVKMVHNGIEYGDMQIICEAYQLLSGKLGLQADELSKIFAKWDEGELNSYLIEITSQIFAFKDEDGSPLFEKVLDVAGQKGTGKWTGISALDIGMPLTLIGEAVFARCLSALKNQRVEMSKHFKGPDKAFTGDKEKMIEDIRQALYASKIISYVQGFMLMRAAAGEMKWNLNYGSIALMWRGGCIIRSRFLGEIKKAFDKNKDLESLLLDDFFKQEVLKAEKGWRRVVSHAAEFGVPAPCFSTSLSFFDGYRSSRLPANLLQSQRDFFGAHTYERVDKPRGQFFHTNWTGTGGDISSSTYNV; this is translated from the coding sequence ATGTCAGGAGATGGAGATATTGGACTCATTGGCTTAGCGGTCATGGGGCAAAATCTTGTTCTAAATATGAATGATCACGGCTATAAAGTCGCTGTGTTCAACCGGACAACCTCCAAGGTTGATGACTTTTTAGCAGGTCCTGCCAAAGGGACTCAAGTGGTCGGGACCCACTCTCTTAAAGAGTTTGTTGGAGCCCTTAAGCGCCCCCGGAAGGTGATGATGATGATCCGCGCTGGTTCCTCGGTCGATGATATGATCGATGAATTGGTTCCTCTCTTAGAAAAGGGAGATATCATTATCGATGGGGGGAATAGCCACTACCCTGACAGCGAGCGTCGCTTTGAAACCCTGAAAGAAAAAGGGATCCTCTTTATGGGAACAGGAATCTCAGGAGGAGAAGAAGGCGCGCGCCATGGTCCCTCAATTATGCCAGGGGGAAATCCCGATGCGTGGCCTGAAGTCAAACCGATTTTTCAAGCGATCGCCGCCAAGTCAGAAGATGGAGAGCCTTGTTGCGACTGGGTCGGCGAAGGGGGAGCGGGTCACTATGTCAAGATGGTCCATAATGGGATCGAGTATGGAGACATGCAAATTATCTGCGAGGCCTACCAGCTCCTTTCGGGAAAACTGGGCCTTCAAGCCGACGAGCTTTCCAAAATCTTTGCCAAGTGGGATGAAGGGGAGCTCAATAGTTACCTCATAGAGATTACGAGCCAGATCTTTGCCTTTAAAGATGAAGATGGGAGCCCCCTCTTTGAAAAAGTGCTCGATGTGGCAGGGCAAAAAGGGACCGGAAAGTGGACGGGCATCAGCGCTCTTGATATCGGGATGCCGCTGACCCTCATCGGAGAAGCGGTTTTTGCCCGCTGCCTTTCAGCTCTTAAGAATCAACGGGTAGAGATGAGCAAACACTTTAAAGGGCCTGATAAAGCCTTTACAGGTGACAAAGAAAAAATGATCGAAGATATCCGGCAAGCACTCTATGCCTCCAAAATCATCAGTTATGTTCAAGGGTTTATGTTGATGCGGGCTGCTGCGGGAGAGATGAAGTGGAATCTCAACTATGGATCTATAGCCCTCATGTGGCGAGGGGGTTGCATTATCCGAAGTCGCTTTCTTGGAGAGATTAAGAAAGCCTTCGACAAGAATAAAGACTTAGAGAGCCTCCTTCTCGACGACTTTTTCAAGCAAGAAGTCCTCAAAGCCGAGAAAGGGTGGCGCCGGGTTGTTTCCCATGCCGCAGAGTTTGGCGTTCCCGCCCCCTGCTTTAGCACCTCCCTCTCCTTCTTTGATGGGTACCGCTCGAGCCGTTTGCCAGCCAATCTCCTCCAATCGCAGCGAGACTTCTTCGGCGCCCACACCTATGAGCGGGTCGATAAGCCCCGTGGCCAGTTCTTCCATACCAACTGGACCGGCACCGGAGGAGATATCAGCTCTTCTACTTATAATGTCTGA
- a CDS encoding ATP-binding protein, which yields MFEEILIDQNPHWEKEKYPSGATRTCFSKLVEYLGTGQIVAIMGVRRAGKSTLLKQLIDDLIENQEIPSENILFFNLEHPYLSPYREDGETLQKIYEEYLKLMQPKGEVYVFLDEVQFFEQWPVFVKAHHETKKARFVITGSNAAMLSSDMVTLLSGRSLPLEVFPFSLRELASFSGIDFEKPFEVSKNRPKIAHLLDELLEYGGFPIVVLNSKNETAYDILRAHARMVLLQDVAPRLAARKPADLEQLYVYLVTHISKPFSYVGLSKLFGLTDKSIKEYIQALEDAHLIYEVDLFSYSLKKQIRNPKKVYAIDTGQANAMGFKFSANRGKLLENLIFLELKRLGLEVYYYTTKENYEIDFVVKRGSDIALLQVAWEIKDPQTKERELRALEVAKKELKCQKGMILSYEPLKDQGIGMTAHEFLSLSQKRQLECLFG from the coding sequence ATGTTTGAAGAAATTCTTATAGACCAGAACCCTCACTGGGAAAAGGAGAAGTATCCCTCTGGGGCAACACGAACCTGCTTTTCCAAGCTCGTCGAATACCTTGGGACAGGGCAAATCGTGGCCATTATGGGGGTTCGTCGCGCAGGAAAGAGCACTCTTTTAAAGCAGCTGATCGATGACCTGATTGAAAATCAAGAGATTCCTTCTGAAAACATCTTGTTTTTCAATCTCGAGCATCCCTATTTAAGTCCTTATCGCGAGGATGGGGAAACTCTCCAAAAGATTTATGAAGAATATCTTAAGCTGATGCAACCCAAAGGTGAGGTGTATGTCTTCCTTGACGAGGTGCAGTTCTTTGAGCAGTGGCCTGTTTTTGTTAAGGCGCACCACGAAACGAAAAAAGCGCGTTTTGTAATCACCGGCTCCAACGCAGCCATGCTTTCTTCTGATATGGTCACCCTCCTTTCAGGACGGAGCCTTCCTCTTGAGGTTTTCCCTTTTTCTCTAAGAGAACTAGCCTCTTTTAGTGGAATCGATTTTGAAAAGCCTTTCGAGGTATCAAAAAATCGTCCTAAGATTGCCCATCTTCTCGATGAGCTTCTCGAATATGGAGGGTTTCCAATTGTTGTCTTAAATTCGAAAAATGAAACGGCCTATGATATTTTAAGGGCCCATGCTCGAATGGTCCTTTTACAAGATGTGGCTCCAAGACTTGCTGCCCGTAAACCAGCCGACCTGGAGCAGCTCTACGTCTATCTCGTCACCCACATTAGCAAACCCTTTTCCTATGTAGGGCTAAGCAAGCTTTTTGGCCTCACCGATAAAAGTATCAAGGAGTACATCCAAGCTCTTGAAGATGCTCACCTAATCTATGAAGTCGATCTCTTTTCCTACTCGCTTAAAAAACAGATCCGCAATCCGAAAAAGGTCTATGCCATTGATACAGGGCAAGCAAATGCAATGGGGTTCAAGTTTTCTGCAAATCGGGGAAAGCTCCTAGAAAATCTGATTTTTCTCGAACTTAAACGGCTGGGGCTTGAGGTCTATTATTATACAACGAAAGAAAACTATGAGATCGACTTTGTTGTTAAAAGGGGAAGCGATATTGCCCTCCTTCAAGTCGCCTGGGAAATCAAAGACCCTCAAACAAAAGAGCGAGAACTCCGCGCACTTGAAGTTGCAAAGAAAGAACTAAAGTGTCAAAAAGGGATGATCCTTTCTTATGAACCCCTAAAGGATCAGGGGATTGGGATGACAGCCCATGAGTTCCTTTCTCTTAGCCAAAAAAGGCAGCTGGAATGTCTATTTGGGTAG